A single region of the Sphaeramia orbicularis chromosome 6, fSphaOr1.1, whole genome shotgun sequence genome encodes:
- the LOC115420536 gene encoding LOW QUALITY PROTEIN: casein kinase II subunit alpha'-like (The sequence of the model RefSeq protein was modified relative to this genomic sequence to represent the inferred CDS: inserted 4 bases in 3 codons) codes for MPGPVAGSKSRVYADVNTLKSREYWDYEAHVPNWNNQEDYQLVRKLGRGKYSEVFEAINITNNEKVVVKILKPVKKKKIKREIKILENLRGGTNIIRLVDTVKDPVSRTPALVFEXASNTDFKELYQKLTDYDIRFYXYELLKALDYCHSMGIMHRDVKPHNVMIDHQLRKLRLIDWGLAEFYHPSQEYNVRVASRYFKGPELLVDYQMYDYSLDMWSLGCMLASMIFQKEPFXHGQDNYDQLVRIAKVLGTDELFGYLRKYHIELDPRFKDLLGQQSRKRWEQFVQTENQHLVSPEALDLLDKLLRYDHQQRLTATEAMEHPYFYPVVRSSLCPTLTTTWFPVATLQHDETQVRH; via the exons ATGCCGGGTCCGGTGGCCGGTAGCAAGTCCCGTGTGTACGCAGATGTCAACACGCTGAAGAGCCGGGAGTACTGGGACTACGAGGCCCACGTCCCCAACTGGAA CAACCAAGAGGATTATCAGCTGGTTCGGAAGCTGGGCAGAGGGAAGTACAGCGAAGTGTTCGAGGCCATAAACATCACCAACAATGAGAAGGTGGTGGTCAAGATCCTGAAG CCGGTCAAGAAGAAGAAGATCAAACGAGAGATCAAGATCCTAGAGAACCTGCGAGGAGGGACCAACATCATCCGCCTGGTGGACACCGTCAAAGACCCAGTG TCCAGAACTCCAGCGCTCGTCTTTGA TGCATCAAACACAGACTTTAAG GAGCTGTACCAGAAGTTGACAGATTATGATATCCGTTTCT TGTATGAACTACTGAAG GCTCTGGACTACTGTCACAGCATGGGAATCATGCACCGTGACGTCAAACCCCACAATGTGATGATCGACCACCAGTTGAGAAAG CTACGCCTTATAGACTGGGGTTTGGCGGAGTTCTATCACCCATCCCAAGAATATAACGTCAGGGTGGCCTCCAGATATTTCAAAGGCCCTGAACTGTTGGTGGACTACCAG ATGTATGACTACAGTCTAGACATGTGGAGCCTGGGCTGTATGTTGGCCAGTATGATCTTTCAGAAAGAGCCCT TTCACGGACAAGACAACTATGACCAG CTGGTGCGAATCGCCAAGGTCCTGGGGACAGACGAGCTGTTCGGCTACCTGCGGAAATACCACATCGAACTGGACCCGCGCTTCAAAGACCTCCTGGGACA aCAGAGCAGGAAGCGCTGGGAACAGTTTGTGCAGACGGAGAACCAGCACTTGGTAAGTCCTGAAGCCTTGGACCTGCTGGACAAGCTGCTACGTTACGACCACCAACAGAGACTGACGGCCACGGAGGCCATGGAGCACCCCTACTTCT